The following proteins are co-located in the Malus sylvestris chromosome 13, drMalSylv7.2, whole genome shotgun sequence genome:
- the LOC126596464 gene encoding trans-Golgi network-localized SYP41-interacting protein 1-like, with translation MRVIPMSEKPGLKQVLEDSAAEAEGDQPIRGSPIANGLAKDSNAIRDDVAEPVNQELGSAWPVAESVAESVADGDNQVAEDKGKVTEDSGKEEFVDCSEDYAMDELDRLRLLVDTTVGEKESLARQFEEEREAFAREIASLRFQLNALTDQQPSIGESGNFYHDKDSREDDKGTDTRWSDLITECSGLVKTALEKRLQTEAAVRELDGVVFKKDQEIEELNAKVNEFSVLNDVVAIFLNSAQRSVEVSSEAQIEKDTYIEVVTNRMLASLGGVVDQQEMLDGSIGGKLVHVEQGTSMLIEKFTRMLSEIEQLRQCLPEARSDLNSQELGGVFTAACDELLELKRKEAEFVKRLSHLEDENRKVIEELENQKGIVEVVNADLGQTKMELEQEKHRCSNTREKLAMAVTKGKALVQQRDSLKQSIAEKTSELEKCLIELQEKSSAIEAAELTKEELIRSENSIASLQEIVSQKNVIIESLEEIMSQTGVPEELQSMDILEKLRWLWDENDKLKGISLELKNLRDAMHAIDLPEVISSSDLESQVNWLRESFSQAKEEVLMLRDEITATKEVARKNIDHLTDSLSAELQAKEYLQAELDNRTSEYQEIVKKEQQVSLEKADMAKEEVLVLCDEITATKEVARKNIEDLTASLSAELQAKEYLQAELDNLTSEYQEIVKKEQQVSSEKADMVRMLLDVSGVVVDNEEVYQPSSDPALLVDRCIGKIKEESNASFDSPKVDAELFETIQSHLYVRDQKLMLCETLLEQETLVRSEVNNLSNELRAVSQKLAALEEEKGTLQRDFERSEEKNTVLREKLSMAVKKGKGLVQDRENLKHLLDEKKSEIEKLQLELQQEQLALAECRDKISSLSADVDRIPKLDADLIAMKEQRDQLEQFLVESNNMLQRVIECIDGIALPVDSIFEEPVGKVNFIAGYISECQDAKENAEHELSKVKEEVNNLAGKLAEAHSTLKSLENELSVAESDISLLAEQKREMELGKTNVEKELEKAIEEAMSQASKYDEVCASKKSLEEALSIAENSISVLVSEKEGALVGRASAETELEKVKEEVDTQTSKLTEANKAIKLLKDSLSLVQTNVSLLTEQNNEVHIGRTNLEVELKKLQEEARIHDNKLADAKATIKSLEDALLKAENDISVLQGEKKNAEDEILTLNSKLNTQDEELSGTNGSTESRSIELSSHLHNLHLLMKDDTLLATMKRCFEKKFESLKDMDLILRNIKDHCVFMNSEELKRHQVLEEDSYVTKSFSDGIDTISSVEKVTGEASVADADMSSCLKRTVERFQMREDVLAEIFECLSSSVDGFIANLLRNLQAVRDEVIARFENMESVKQQATNLEICKQEQENTIAILENDLKSLLSACTAAIGELQFGVENNLLELSSVPELEKLKHNLPRETVISGETTEADEQGLQDSKYGKTAEMLYVSIRKVKALIKQFERTSKVAASTIEDLQCKLTEARTISKKAIEERDLGQNRISKLDADVEALQNSCSKLTLRLEDYQSQEDKFNEKEVEVLSLCNAMSMKEQEAEDSLLSASEIKTLFDKIGRIEIPESHGGDLEPHNSAHVKKLFYVIDNITDLQHRINLLSYENEELQSTLGTRNLEIEQLKEEAESYDRDRQDREKMKNELSVLIYSLEKIIDMSGGSDLVVDQKSSGVTGLLSVLEKQVRALQLESESSKSKAQELGTKLGESQRVVEELSTKVNSLQGRAAQPVIVQERSIFEAPTTGSEISEIEDGGSHGKNAISPVQSAAHVRTMRKGSTEHLAIEIGSESTRLVNNEETDEDKGHVFKSLNASGLVPRQGKLIADRIDGIWVSGGRVLMSRPKARLGLIAYWLLLHLWLLGTIL, from the exons ATGCGTGTCATTCCGATGTCTGAGAAACCTGGCTTGAAGCAGGTTCTGGAGGACTCGGCAGCTGAGGCGGAGGGAGATCAACCGATTCGAGGCAGTCCAATTGCGAATGGGTTGGCCAAGGATTCGAATGCAATTCGAGACGACGTCGCCGAGCCGGTGAATCAG GAATTAGGGTCAGCGTGGCCGGTGGCGGAATCGGTGGCGGAATCGGTGGCAGACGGTGATAATCAGGTGGCGGAAGATAAAGGCAAAGTGACGGAGGACTCGGGGAAAGAGGAGTTTGTGGATTGCTCGGAGGATTACGCAATGGATGAGTTGGACCGCCTGCGGCTTTTGGTGGATACTACTGTTGGCGAGAAGGAAAGTTTGGCACGCCAATTCGAG GAAGAAAGAGAGGCTTTTGCTAGAGAAATTGCCAGTCTTCGGTTTCAGCTGAATGCTCTTACTGATCAACAGCCATCAATTGGCGAAAGCGGTAATTTTTATCATGACAAAGATAGTAGGGAAGATGATAAAGGTACGGATACCCGGTGGAGTGACTTGATAACTGAATGCTCTGGACTTGTTAAAACGGCTTTGGAGAAACGGTTGCAGACTGAGGCCGCGGTGAGAGAACTTGATGGAGTTGTGTTTAAGAAGGATCAAGAGATTGAGGAACTCAATGCCAAGGTCAATGAGTTTTCGGTATTGAATGATGTCGTTGCAATTTTTTTGAATTCTGCTCAGAGGTCTGTGGAAGTGTCATCTGAGGCTCAGATTGAGAAGGATACGTACATTGAAGTTGTGACAAACAGGATGCTGGCTTCCCTTGGGGGAGTCGTTGATCAACAAGAAATGTTGGATGGTTCTATCGGTGGAAAATTAGTCCATGTTGAGCAAGGCACTTCTATGCTAATTGAGAAGTTCACCAGGATGCTTTCTGAAATTGAACAACTTAGACAGTGCTTGCCGGAAGCCAGGTCAGATCTTAATTCACAGGAACTAGGAGGGGTTTTTACTGCTGCCTGTGATGAGTTACTTGAGCTCAAAAGAAAGGAAGCAGAGTTTGTCAAAAGATTGAGCCATCTAGAAGATGAAAATAGGAAAGTGATAGAAGAACTTGAAAATCAAAAAGGGATAGTTGAGGTGGTGAATGCGGATCTAGGACAAACAAAAATGGAACTGGAGCAGGAGAAGCATAGGTGCTCTAATACCAGAGAGAAGCTTGCTATGGCCGTGACAAAAGGGAAGGCATTGGTGCAGCAACGGGACTCATTGAAGCAGTCCATTGCTGAAAAAACGAGTGAGCTTGAGAAGTGTTTGATTGAATTGCAAGAGAAGTCAAGCGCAATTGAAGCTGCTGAGTTAACCAAGGAGGAATTGATTAGGAGCGAAAATTCGATTGCATCCTTGCAAGAAATAGTATCCCAGAAGAATGTAATCATTGAAAGTTTGGAGGAGATTATGTCTCAGACCGGTGTACCTGAAGAACTTCAATCTATGGATATTCTAGAGAAACTTCGATGGCTTTGGGATGAAAATGATAAACTCAAGGGAATTTCCCTTGAATTAAAAAACTTGAGAGATGCTATGCATGCAATTGATCTACCAGAAGTTATTTCATCTTCTGACTTAGAGTCTCAAGTAAATTGGCTTAGGGAATCGTTTTCTCAGGCCAAAGAGGAAGTGCTTATGTTGCGTGATGAAATTACTGCAACTAAGGAAGTGGCACGTAAAAATATCGACCACTTAACTGATTCACTTTCAGCTGAGTTGCAGGCAAAGGAATATCTCCAAGCAGAGCTGGACAATCGGACATCCGAATACCAAGAGATTGTCAAGAAAGAGCAACAGGTGTCTTTAGAGAAGGCTGATATGGCAAAAGAGGAAGTACTTGTGTTGTGTGATGAAATTACTGCAACTAAGGAAGTGGCGCGTAAAAATATTGAAGACTTAACTGCTTCACTTTCAGCTGAATTGCAGGCAAAGGAATATCTCCAAGCAGAGCTGGATAATCTGACATCTGAATACCAAGAGATTGTCAAGAAAGAGCAACAGGTGTCTTCAGAGAAGGCTGATATGGTCAGAATGTTACTCGATGTCTCAGGAGTTGTAGTGGACAATGAAGAGGTCTATCAACCTTCATCAGACCCTGCCTTGCTTGTTGACAGATGCATTGGGAAGATAAAAGAAGAGAGTAATGCCTCATTTGATTCTCCAAAGGTTGATGCTGAGTTGTTTGAAACCATTCAAAGCCACCTGTATGTAAGGGATCAGAAATTGATGCTGTGTGAGACTTTACTGGAACAGGAGACACTGGTGAGGTCAGAGGTGAATAACCTGTCAAATGAGTTGCGGGCTGTATCTCAAAAACTTGCAGCATTGGAAGAGGAAAAAGGGACCCTGCAGAGAGATTTTGAACGATCAGAGGAGAAAAATACTGTGCTAAGGGAGAAGTTATCCATGGCAGTCAAGAAAGGTAAGGGACTGGTTCAAGACCGGGAAAACTTGAAACATCTTTTGGATGAAAAGAAATCAGAAATTGAGAAGTTACAGCTTGAGTTACAGCAGGAACAGTTGGCACTTGCTGAATGCAGGGACAAGATAAGTAGTTTGTCTGCTGATGTAGACCGCATCCCAAAGTTAGATGCTGATCTAATTGCTATGAAGGAACAACGGGATCAACTTGAACAGTTCTTAGTGGAGAGTAATAACATGTTACAGAGAGTAATTGAATGTATTGATGGCATTGCTCTTCCTGTCGATTCAATTTTTGAAGAGCCTGTGGGGAAGGTGAATTTCATTGCAGGATACATAAGTGAATGTCAGGATGCCAAGGAAAATGCAGAGCATGAGTTGAGTAAAGTAAAAGAGGAAGTCAATAATCTGGCTGGTAAGTTAGCAGAAGCTCACTCAACTTTAAAGTCTCTGGAAAATGAATTGTCGGTTGCAGAGAGTGATATTTCTCTACTTGCTGAACAAAAGAGGGAAATGGAATTGGGTAAGACCAATGTTGAAAAAGAGTTAGAGAAAGCAATTGAGGAAGCTATGTCTCAAGCTAGCAAGTACGATGAAGTTTGTGCATCCAAAAAGTCACTGGAAGAGGCGTTATCAATTGCAGAAAATAGTATATCTGTGCTTGTTAGTGAAAAAGAAGGAGCTTTAGTTGGTAGAGCTTCTGCAGAGACAGAGCTAGAGAAAGTGAAAGAGGAAGTTGATACTCAGACTAGCAAACTAACAGAGGCCAATAAGGCCATAAAGTTACTCAAAGATTCCCTATCACTGGTACAGACCAATGTTTCTTTGCTTACCGAACAAAACAATGAAGTTCACATTGGTAGGACCAATTTAGAGGTGGAACTAAAGAAACTGCAAGAGGAAGCTAGGATCCACGATAACAAGCTAGCAGATGCCAAGGCAACCATAAAATCACTGGAAGATGCATTGCTGAAGGCTGAGAATGATATTTCTGTCCTTCAAGGTGAAAAGAAAAATGCTGAAGACGAAATATTGACACTTAATTCCAAGTTAAATACACAAGACGAAGAGTTGTCTGGAACTAATGGCAGCACAGAAAGCAGGTCCATAGAGCTAAGTAGCCACCTTCATAATCTTCACCTGCTAATGAAGGATGATACTCTGTTGGCCACTATGAAAAGATGTTTCGAGAAGAAATTTGAGAGCCTGAAAGATATGGACCTCATTCTTAGAAATATAAAGGACCATTGTGTTTTCATGAATTCAGAAGAGCTGAAAAGACATCAAGTGTTGGAG GAAGATTCATATGTGACAAAGTCTTTCTCAGATGGCATTGACACTATATCCAGTGTGGAAAAGGTTACTGGTGAGGCCAGTGTTGCAGATGCTGATATGTCTTCATGTTTGAAGCGGACTGTGGAAAGGTTCCAGATGCGAGAAGATGTTCTTGCAGAAATTTTTGAATGTTTATCTTCTTCTGTAGATGGGTTTATTGCAAATCTGTTGAGAAATCTACAGGCAGTAAGGGATGAAGTAATAGCTAGGTTCGAGAACATGGAGTCTGTCAAACAACAAGCAACTAATCTGGAAATATGTAAACAGGAACAGGagaatacaatagccatattagaAAATGATCTTAAGTCTCTACTTTCTGCTTGTACCGCTGCTATCGGAGAACTTCAATTTGGAGTCGAGAACAATTTACTTGAACTGAGCTCTGTTCCTGAgcttgaaaaattgaaacataaTTTGCCCCGGGAAACAGTAATCAGTGGAGAGACCACAGAAGCAGATGAGCAAGGTCTACAGGACAGCAAATATGGAAAAACCGCAGAAATGTTGTACGTTTCTATTAGAAAAGTTAAAGCTTTGATTAAACAGTTTGAGAGAACAAGTAAAGTGGCAGCCTCTACAATTGAAGATCTGCAGTGTAAACTGACAGAAGCTAGGACGATTTCTAAGAAAGCCATTGAAGAAAGGGATCTAGGACAAAATAGGATTTCCAAGTTGGATGCTGATGTAGAAGCATTACAGAATTCGTGCAGTAAGCTGACACTTAGACTAGAGGATTATCAATCCCAAGAAGATAAGTTTAATGAAAAAGAGGTGGAAGTTTTATCACTGTGCAATGCTATGTCGATGAAAGAACAAG AGGCTGAAGACTCACTCCTGTCAGCATCTGAAATCAAAACTCTCTTTGACAAGATTGGCAGGATTGAAATCCCAGAGTCACATGGAGGAGACTTGGAGCCCCACAATTCAGCTCATGTGAAGAAGCTCTTTTACGTTATTGATAATATTACTGACCTTCAGCATCGGATAAACTTATTGTCTTATGAAAATGAAGAGCTGCAGTCAACTCTTGGGACTAGGAATCTCGAAATTGAACAATTGAAGGAGGAGGCTGAAAGTTATGATAGAGATAGACAAGATAGAGAGAAGATGAAAAATGAATTGTCTGTGCTTATATATAGTTTGGAAAAAATTATAGATATGTCAGGAGGTAGTGATTTAGTTGTAGACCAGAAATCTTCTGGTGTGACTGGACTTCTATCAGTATTGGAGAAGCAGGTTAGGGCTTTACAATTGGAGTCTGAAAGttcaaaatcaaaagcccaGGAACTTGGTACTAAGTTGGGCGAGAGCCAAAGGGTTGTGGAGGAATTATCGACCAAGGTTAATTCACTTCAAGGGCGGGCTGCTCAGCCAGTGATTGTCCAGGAAAGGAGTATCTTTGAAGCACCTACTACTGGTTCAGAGATATCTGAAATTGAAGATGGG ggATCACATGGAAAGAACGCAATATCTCCTGTCCAATCAGCGGCTCATGTGCGAACTATGAGGAAGGGTTCAACTGAACATCTGGCAATTGAAATTGGTTCTGAATCTACTCGTCTGGTCAACAATGAAGAAACTGATGAGGACAAAG GTCATGTATTCAAATCTCTCAATGCATCTGGTCTCGTACCAAGACAAGGAAAGTTGATTGCAGATCGAATCGATGGAATTTG GGTATCTGGCGGTCGGGTTTTGATGAGTCGCCCGAAGGCAAGGCTCGGACTGATCGCCTACTGGCTCCTCTTGCATCTGTGGCTGCTAGGAACCATTTTGTAA
- the LOC126596376 gene encoding E3 ubiquitin-protein ligase AIRP2-like yields the protein MEMIYYQPSYQESLGALEADIQHANSLAAAIPRGKGGARFQMKLVYNQLAPLFMFLLQWIDCSCTCLLPRYLNFFHIRVYKVYTDGRPSISTHGRKASIRDFYSVILPSLQRLHGDLGELDDAKEGHPRLPSMESSGKKMIKGDGSLVKAEVEREEECGICLEPCTKVVLPNCCHAMCIKCYRNWNRKSESCPFCRGNIKRVNSQDLWVLTCNDDVVDTETVSKEDLLRFYLYINSLPKDYPDALFLVYYEYSNLF from the exons atggagatgaTATATTACCAGCCTTCTTACCAGGAGTCCTTGGGTGCTTTAGAGGCAGATATACAGCATGCAAATTCTCT AGCTGCTGCAATTCCGAGAGGCAAAGGCGGTGCCCGGTTTCAGATGAAATTGGTTTACAATCAGTTGGCTCCCCTATTTATGTTTTTGTTGCAATGGATTGATTGCTCATGCACTTGCCTGCTCCCTAGATACCTAAATTTCTTCCACATACGTGTCTACAAG GTATACACAGACGGTAGGCCTAGTATTTCAACTCATGGAAGGAAAGCTTCTATAAGGGACTTCTATT CTGTCATCTTACCGTCTCTTCAGCGGCTTCACGGGGATTTGGGGGAGTTGGATGATGCTAAGGAAGGACATCCTAGGCTTCCTAGCATGGAAAGCTCTGGCAAGAAGATGATTAAGGGAGATGGTAGCCTTGTCAAAGCTGAGGTGGAGAGGGAAGAGGAGTGTGGGATTTGTTTAGAGCCTTGCACCAAAGTGGTCTTGCCTAATTGCTGTCACGCAATGTGCATCAAATGCTACCGCAATTG GAATAGAAAGTCGGAGTCTTGCCCATTTTGTCGTGGTAATATAAAGAGAGTTAATTCTCAAGACTTATGGGTGCTCACTTGCAACGATGATGTGGTTGACACCGAAACAGTTTCTAAAGAGGACTTGTTGCGTTTCTACCTCTATATCAACAGCCTGCCGAAAGATTACCCAGACGCCCTCTTCTTGGTGTATTACGAGTATTCTAATTTGTTCTAA